Within the Thermus tengchongensis genome, the region AGCAGCGAAAATGCCCTTCTCCGAAGCGGGAACCAGGAGGGGCGGGCGGCTTTGGTCTACTACGAGGAGGAAAAGGGCCTAGCGGTGTTTACCGATCCCAAGGAGGTGGTCCTCACCCGCAAGCGCAAGGACGGGGACCTGGTGATCCGGGCCAAGGAGGTGCGGAGCCTCACCGGACCCAAAAAGCTCATCGCCACCGGGGGGGTGCGGCTACAGGATGGGGATCTCGTGACCATAGGGGATAGCCTCTACTACGACGACACCACGGGGGAGGCCATCGTTTTGGGCAGGCCGGCGGTAAGCGAGAACAAGAAGGAAGGATTTAGGCTTTCCGGGAATACCCTCCAGCACAACGTGAACCGCCACCAGGTGCGGGTCTACGGTAAGGCCTTCCGCCTCCCGGTGGAGGAGTTCCGTAAGTTCTCGGAGAGGTAGGACTTGTCCTTCAGGTGGTTCCTCCTCTTCCTCGTGGCCTTGGCTCTGGCCCAGGAGGTGTACCGCCCCGAGGTGGAGCTAGTCCGGAAGGACAAGAGGGTGGTGGCCTGGGTGAGCGGGGAGGAGGGAAGCCTGTTTTACGCCGACTATGGGGACCTCCTGGTGGGGGAACTTCAGGCCCTCTCCGCCGAAAGGGTCCAAGTGGAGGGCCGGTTTTTCTTCCG harbors:
- a CDS encoding LptA/OstA family protein, with translation MRRWVWLSLLGVALAASSVRVIQVEGGRLSGDLRYGPWTFEGEVRGRVKDLEIRAPKAILTAPKGKTMQEAEGEREARFEGGVVVRRGRVEARGPILVYRERTGEGELLGPARMRQEPKPGEDPVEVEASRMAFQVDTDTSSSENALLRSGNQEGRAALVYYEEEKGLAVFTDPKEVVLTRKRKDGDLVIRAKEVRSLTGPKKLIATGGVRLQDGDLVTIGDSLYYDDTTGEAIVLGRPAVSENKKEGFRLSGNTLQHNVNRHQVRVYGKAFRLPVEEFRKFSER